A portion of the Aphelocoma coerulescens isolate FSJ_1873_10779 chromosome 11, UR_Acoe_1.0, whole genome shotgun sequence genome contains these proteins:
- the ST3GAL2 gene encoding CMP-N-acetylneuraminate-beta-galactosamide-alpha-2,3-sialyltransferase 2 isoform X2 produces MKCSLRFCFLSTAFLLVFVMSLLFTYSHHSIAYLDPGGLGGIHRVKLVPGYAGMQRLSKGGPYPRGCACRRCPAEEPGATDWFDGRYDGTVSPVWTKENMDLPPDVQRWWMMLQPQFKSHNTHEVLSKLFQIVPGEDPYRSRDPRRCRRCAVVGNSGNLRGSGYGPEIDGHDFVMRMNQAPTVGFEGDVGGRTTHHFMYPESAKNLPANVSFVLVPFKTLDLLWIASALSTGQISTYAPVKPFLRVDKEKVQIYNPAFFKYIHDRWTEHHGRYPSTGMLVLFFALHVCDEVNVFGFGADSRGNWHHYWENNRYAGEFRKTGVHDADFEAHIIDMLAKTSKIEVYRGN; encoded by the exons ATGAAGTGCTCGTtgcgcttctgcttcctctcGACCGCCTTCCTGCTCGTCTTTGTCATGTCCCTCCTCTTCACCTACTCGCACCACAGCATCGCCTACCTGGACCCCGGCGGGCTGGGAGGCATCCACCGGGTGAAGCTGGTGCCCGGCTATGCCGGGATGCAGCGGCTCAGCAAGGGGGGGCCGTACCCCCGGGGCTGCGcctgccgccgctgcccggcCGAGGAGCCCGGGGCCACCGACTGGTTTGATGGGCGCTATGACGGCaccgtgtccccagtgtggaCCAAGGAGAACATGGACCTACCGCCCGACGTCCAGAGGTGGTGGATG ATGCTGCAGCCCCAGTTTAAGTCCCACAACACCCACGAGGTCCTGAGCAAGCTCTTCCAGATCGTACCGGGCGAGGATCCCTACCGCTCCCGTGACCcacgccgctgccgccgctgcgCCGTGGTTGGCAACTCAGGCAACCTACGCGGCTCTGGTTACGGGCCGGAAATCGACGGGCACGACTTTGTGATGCG GATGAACCAGGCGCCCACGGTGGGCTTTGAGGGCGATGTGGGTGGTCGGACCACACACCACTTCATGTACCCTGAGAGTGCCAAGAACCTGCCCGCCAACGTCAGCTTCGTGCTCGTGCCCTTCAAAACCCTGGACCTGCTCTGGATCGCCAGTGCCCTCTCCACCGGCCAGATCAG CACATACGCACCTGTGAAGCCTTTTCTGCGtgtggacaaagaaaag GTGCAGATCTACAATCCTGCCTTCTTCAAGTACATCCACGACCGCTGGACGGAGCACCACGGGCGCTACCCCTCCACCGGCATGCTGGTGCTCTTCTTCGCCCTCCACGTCTGTGATGAG GTGAACGTCTTTGGGTTCGGTGCTGACAGCCGGGGGAACTGGCACCACTACTGGGAGAACAACCGCTATGCCGGGGAGTTCAGGAAGACAGGGGTGCACGATGCCGACTTTGAGGCACACATCATCGACATGCTGGCCAAAACCAGCAAGATCGAGGTTTACCGGGGAAACTGA
- the ST3GAL2 gene encoding CMP-N-acetylneuraminate-beta-galactosamide-alpha-2,3-sialyltransferase 2 isoform X1: MKCSLRFCFLSTAFLLVFVMSLLFTYSHHSIAYLDPGGLGGIHRVKLVPGYAGMQRLSKGGPYPRGCACRRCPAEEPGATDWFDGRYDGTVSPVWTKENMDLPPDVQRWWMMLQPQFKSHNTHEVLSKLFQIVPGEDPYRSRDPRRCRRCAVVGNSGNLRGSGYGPEIDGHDFVMRMNQAPTVGFEGDVGGRTTHHFMYPESAKNLPANVSFVLVPFKTLDLLWIASALSTGQIRFTYAPVKPFLRVDKEKVQIYNPAFFKYIHDRWTEHHGRYPSTGMLVLFFALHVCDEVNVFGFGADSRGNWHHYWENNRYAGEFRKTGVHDADFEAHIIDMLAKTSKIEVYRGN, translated from the exons ATGAAGTGCTCGTtgcgcttctgcttcctctcGACCGCCTTCCTGCTCGTCTTTGTCATGTCCCTCCTCTTCACCTACTCGCACCACAGCATCGCCTACCTGGACCCCGGCGGGCTGGGAGGCATCCACCGGGTGAAGCTGGTGCCCGGCTATGCCGGGATGCAGCGGCTCAGCAAGGGGGGGCCGTACCCCCGGGGCTGCGcctgccgccgctgcccggcCGAGGAGCCCGGGGCCACCGACTGGTTTGATGGGCGCTATGACGGCaccgtgtccccagtgtggaCCAAGGAGAACATGGACCTACCGCCCGACGTCCAGAGGTGGTGGATG ATGCTGCAGCCCCAGTTTAAGTCCCACAACACCCACGAGGTCCTGAGCAAGCTCTTCCAGATCGTACCGGGCGAGGATCCCTACCGCTCCCGTGACCcacgccgctgccgccgctgcgCCGTGGTTGGCAACTCAGGCAACCTACGCGGCTCTGGTTACGGGCCGGAAATCGACGGGCACGACTTTGTGATGCG GATGAACCAGGCGCCCACGGTGGGCTTTGAGGGCGATGTGGGTGGTCGGACCACACACCACTTCATGTACCCTGAGAGTGCCAAGAACCTGCCCGCCAACGTCAGCTTCGTGCTCGTGCCCTTCAAAACCCTGGACCTGCTCTGGATCGCCAGTGCCCTCTCCACCGGCCAGATCAGGTT CACATACGCACCTGTGAAGCCTTTTCTGCGtgtggacaaagaaaag GTGCAGATCTACAATCCTGCCTTCTTCAAGTACATCCACGACCGCTGGACGGAGCACCACGGGCGCTACCCCTCCACCGGCATGCTGGTGCTCTTCTTCGCCCTCCACGTCTGTGATGAG GTGAACGTCTTTGGGTTCGGTGCTGACAGCCGGGGGAACTGGCACCACTACTGGGAGAACAACCGCTATGCCGGGGAGTTCAGGAAGACAGGGGTGCACGATGCCGACTTTGAGGCACACATCATCGACATGCTGGCCAAAACCAGCAAGATCGAGGTTTACCGGGGAAACTGA